A stretch of the Nicotiana tabacum cultivar K326 chromosome 6, ASM71507v2, whole genome shotgun sequence genome encodes the following:
- the LOC107765589 gene encoding exportin-T, which yields MDDLEKAILISFDESGAVDSALKVQAVAYCQQFKETPSICSICIERLCFSKLVQVQFWCLQCLHEVLRVRYSSMGPEEKSFIRKSVFSLGCYESIDDKNLVRVLDGPAFIKNKLAQVIVTLIYFEYPMIWPSVFVDFLSNLSKGVVVIDMFCRVLNALDDEVISMDYPRSQEEVSVSGRIKDAMRQQCISQVVRAWYDILLMYRNSDPDLCCSVLDSMRRYVSWIDIGLIANDTFVGLLFELTLASGFHDQLSGAAAGCIHAVAAKRMDPKAKLTLLQSLQIRRVFSLVAEDNDSELVSSVASLLTGYSTEVLECLKRLNSEDGKALSTELLNEVLPSVFYVMQNCEIDETFSIVQFLSGYVGTLKSLVPLTETQSHHVGQILEVIRSQIRFDPAYRNNLDVLDKIGREEEDRMAEFRKDLFVLLRSVGRVAPDATQIFIRNSLASAVASNGDVDVEEIEAALSLLYAFGESLTDETMKTGNGLLGELIPMLLSTKFPCHNNRLVALIYLETVTRYMKFFQENTQYIPLVLSAFLDERGIHHPNSNVSRRASYLFMRVVKLLKAKLVPYLETILQSLQDTVAQFTTIYASSKELSGCEDGSHIFEAIGLLIGMEDVPLEKQSEFLSALLTPLCQQVEALLLNAKAQNPEESPAKIANIQQIIMAINALSKGFSERLVTASRPAIGLMFKQTLDVLLRILIIFPKIEPLRCKVTSFIHRMVDILGSSVFPYLPKALEQLLAESEPKELAGLLVLLNQLICKFNTGVRDILEEVYPAIASRVFNVLPRDAFPTGPGSNTEEIRELQELQRTFYTFLHVIATHDLSSAFLSSKSRVYLDPMMQLVLRASCNHKDIVVRKACVQIFIKLIKDWCARPYGEEKVPGFRSFVIEAFATNCCLYSVLDKSFEFRDANTLVLFGEIVMAQKVMYEKFGNDFLVHFVSKGFPSAHCPQDLAEQYCQKLQGNDIKALKSFYQSLIENLRRQQNGSLVFR from the exons ATGGATGATCTCGAAAAGGCAATACTTATAAGTTTTGATGAATCTGGAGCAGTTGATTCTGCTCTTAAAGTACAAGCTGTTGCTTATTGCCAACAATTTAAAGAAACTCCATCAATTTGTAGTATATGTATTGAGCGTTTGTGTTTTTCTAAATTGGTTCAAGTTCAGTTCTGGTGTTTACAATGCTTACACGAGGTCCTTCGGGTCCGGTATTCGTCAATGGGTCCAGAGGAGAAATCCTTTATTCGAAAATCTGTTTTTTCGCTGGGTTGTTATGAGAGTATTGATGATAAGAACTTGGTTAGGGTTTTGGATGGTCCGGCTTTTATTAAAAATAAGCTTGCTCAGGTTATAGTTACATTAATTTATTTCGAGTATCCCATGATATGGCCCTCGGTGTTTGTTGATTTTTTGTCGAATCTTAGTAAAGGTGTTGTGGTTATTGATATGTTTTGTCGAGTTCTTAATGCCTTGGATGATGAAGTAATTAGCATGGACTATCCGAGAAGCCAAGAGGAGGTATCTGTCTCGGGGCGAATTAAGGACGCAATGAGGCAGCAGTGTATTTCTCAGGTTGTTAGGGCTTGGTATGACATCCTGTTGATGTACAGGAATTCTGATCCGGATTTGTGTTGTAGTGTTTTAGATTCTATGAGGAGGTATGTTTCGTGGATCGACATAGGTTTGATAGCAAATGATACGTTTGTTGGGTTGTTATTCGAGTTGACATTGGCGAGTGGTTTTCATGATCAACTCAGTGGTGCAGCTGCTGGTTGCATCCATGCTGTTGCTGCTAAGCGTATGGATCCGAAAGCAAAACTCACTCTTTTGCAGAGCCTTCAGATAAGAAGGGTTTTCAGTTTGGTAGCTGAGGATAATGACTCCGAGTTGGTATCAAGTGTTGCTTCTTTGCTTACTGGATATTCAACTGAGGTTTTGGAGTGTTTGAAGCGTTTGAACTCTGAGGATGGGAAAGCTCTCTCGACTGAACTATTGAATGAGGTTTTGCCCTCTGTTTTCTATGTAATGCAAAATTGTGAAATTGATGAAACCTTCAGTATTGTGCAGTTCCTCTCTGGGTATGTTGGCACATTGAAGAGTCTGGTTCCATTGACTGAGACACAATCACATCATGTCGGTCAGATACTGGAAGTGATCCGTTCTCAGATCCGATTTGATCCTGCTTATCGTAATAACCTCGATGTGTTGGACAAAATTGGGAGGGAAGAGGAAGATCGGATGGCTGAGTTTAGGAAAGATTTATTTGTTCTACTTCGGAGTGTGGGCCGTGTAGCACCTGATGCAACTCAGATTTTCATCAGGAACTCCTTAGCTAGTGCTGTTGCATCTAATGGGGATGTGGATGTTGAGGAGATAGAAGCTGCACTCTCTCTTCTATATGCCTTTGGGGAATCACTTACTGATGAAACCATGAAAACAGGAAATGGTCTCTTGGGAGAACTAATACCAATGCTTTTGTCAACAAAATTTCCTTGCCACAACAACAGGCTTGTTGCACTTATCTACTTGGAAACAGTAACGAGGTATATGAAATTTTTCCAGGAGAATACACAATACATTCCCTTGGTTTTGAGCGCCTTTCTTGATGAAAGAGGCATACATCACCCGAATAGCAATGTGAGTCGAAGAGCAAGTTATCTTTTCATGAGGGTTGTGAAACTGCTCAAAGCAAAACTTGTACCCTACTTAGAGACTATTCTACAG AGTCTGCAAGATACAGTTGCTCAATTCACAACAATATATGCTTCCTCCAAGGAGCTTTCTGGTTGTGAAGATGGTAGTCACATTTTTGAG GCGATTGGCTTATTAATTGGAATGGAAGATGTACCACTTGAAAAACAATCCGAGTTCCTCTCCGCCTTGCTTACTCCTCTTTGTCAGCAG GTTGAGGCTTTGCTCTTAAATGCCAAAGCTCAGAATCCTGAAGAGTCTCCGGCAAAGATCGCAAATATCCAGCAGATAATTATGGCCATTAATGCTCTGAGCAAG GGGTTTAGCGAGCGTCTTGTAACTGCCAGTCGCCCTGCAATCGGTCTCATGTTCAAACAG ACATTGGATGTCCTCCTACGTATTCTTATCATATTTCCAAAGATAGAACCTCTGCGGTGCAAG GTCACTTCATTCATTCACCGTATGGTGGACATACTAGGATCATCTGTATTTCCATATCTACCAAAGGCACTGGAGCAATTGTTAGCCGAAAGTGAG CCAAAAGAACTGGCAGGCCTTTTGGTGTTGCTTAATCAGCTTATCTGCAAATTCAACACTGGAGTTCGAGACATTTTGGAGGAGGTTTACCCTGCTATTGCTAGTAGAGTATTTAATGTCCTCCCAAGAGATGCTTTCCCTACAGGTCCTGGTAGCAATACAGAA GAAATCCGAGAGCTACAGGAGCTCCAGAGGACGTTTTACACTTTTCTTCACGTGATTGCTACACATGATCTGTCATCAGCTTTTCTTTCCTCCAAAAGTAGGGTCTACTTGGATCCGATGATGCAGCTGGTATTACGAGCATCCTGTAATCACAAGGATATCGTTGTTCGTAAG GCATGTGTACAGATATTTATAAAACTAATCAAAGACTGGTGCGCAAGACCTTATGGCGAAGAAAAG GTGCCTGGTTTCCGAAGTTTTGTGATTGAGGCCTTTGCAACAAACTGTTGTCTGTACAGCGTCCTCGACAAATCCTTTGAATTCCGTGATGCAAATACG CTTGTTCTTTTTGGCGAGATTGTAATGGCTCAGAAGGTCATGTATGAGAAATTTGGCAATGATTTTCTTGTTCATTTTGTATCAAAAGGCTTCCCAAGTGCTCATTGCCCCCAAGATTTGGCTGAGCAGTATTGTCAGAAATTGCAG GGTAACGATATCAAAGCGCTGAAATCATTTTACCAGTCGCTTATTGAAAATTTGAGACGTCAACAAAATGGAAGCTTGGTGTTTAGATAG